Within Vicia villosa cultivar HV-30 ecotype Madison, WI linkage group LG1, Vvil1.0, whole genome shotgun sequence, the genomic segment ActgaaaccacttgatgtcagaactgaccTCCGAATCAGATTAGTCTGTCCAGTGAATCGGACCGGATACTGGTGGTGAAAACCAAAAAAGCATTAAGATTAAATTTTTTTCCTAGAAAGAAGTATCCACTAAAAGTACTTTTTCCATTATCTATATTTTCTGAATATCCAACTAGTGAAGAAATGGTATCAAAGGAGGACTAGAGACCATATTCAGTTATGCCATTTATGTACCTAGTGCCAGCCCAGCGTAATGTGAGGCCTAAGGCAACtattaaaacaaagtttttttggttcatctattataattaaatatttaatttttagaagAAGTTCTAAGATTTTTTACGACTAAATTCTTTTGTATCTACTATAAAACTAATGTTAATTTTGGTAATTAAATATTTACATTTTCTTTATCAAAGTTggattatcttttaaaatataaaattaactaTTTATACGATGAGTCATGTTGTCCACTCTCACATATTATAttgattaaacaaaaaaatatatattttgtaaaaCTTTTACATAAGCAAGAGTAAAAGAAGTAAAaatgaatttttataaaattaaaataaaattatttaaataataaatttataattattcaataataatttttgtaTTCAAATTACTCTAGTAAATTGCGACCCTACTAGATTTGAACACAAGACCTTcaaaataaaacatcatttctttATAAACCGAGTTAAACAAGCATTTAAACAAGATTTttcgtttttgaaaaaatatactaattattaattttttgagGCGAAAAATACCTTTAACAAAAAAATTGAGGCCTAAAGCGAGGGCCTAGCTCGCCTTTTACCCTTGGGTCGACCCTGTATGTACTTATTGATTCTCATAACTTGAGTAAGATGAATAATCTTAGGATTTTCTTAACAAGCACACACACCAACATAAAAAGTAATGTCAAGATGGTTGGCACTGAGATAAAAGAGACTGTCAATCATACTCCTGTAAATGATTTGATCAACAGTCACTCAATGTTCATCTTTAGAGAGCTTAACATGAGTGACAACAAGGGTTTGTTTGGGCCTTGCATTCTCAAACCCAAGTTTCTTTACTATACTTATAGCATACTTGCTCCGGGAGATAAAGAAGTTATCCTTCAGTCTTTTCACTTGAAAACTAAAAATATATGTGAGTTCACCTCCCAACACCTCGAATTCAGAATGCATTTGTTAAACAAAATATTCTACCATCTTCCTTGACATTCCACCAAACCCTATATCATCAATGTAGATACGGGATATCATAAGCTTCCATTCATCCTTCTTCACAAATTGGGTTTTGTCAATTATTCCACGAACATATCCACGCCTAGTAAGAAATTAAGTGAGTCTCTCGTACCAAGCTCTATGAGATTATTCAAGTCCATATAGAGTTTTCTTAAATTTGTAGACATGATTTAAAAGACACGAATAAATGAACTCTTTGGGATGCTAAACAAAAACTTCCTCATTCAAGTACCCATTGAGAAAGACATTTTTTACATCCATCAGACAAGATAAAGCTTAAACTTCATGAGACAGTATAATTCTAATAACTATCGAGTTAATGGATCATGTTTATATCATTATCACAATCTAGGCCATATTACTTTAGAAGCTCAAATATtgatctctcacttcatctacaAGCTTCTTACATGCTTATGCATAAAAATCAAGAAAGTCAAAActttaaaaattgtatttttcaaTTCTATCACAATGGTAATCGAATACCACTTAAGCGTAATCTATTATGAGAAATTTGTATTTTCCGAAATGTGACTTTTGTCCTAATCTATTAGAGCTAAGATGATAATCAATTACGAGTTGAAATTGCACCTTTTCACCAAACAAAATGTATGTAAATTAATGCAATGTTTCATGTTCTCATAGCGGTATTAAAGGATGTCTATAAGGTTTGTATACATCAGAAAAAACAATCAACTTCTTTTATACATCAAATTTTTCTAGTGTTCGTAAAACTTTAATGTTGAAATTTTGTGCATAACTTTTATAACATAAAGAGTTTCATTCAAATTGCTCAAAAAATTTAATGTTAATCCTTTGTGCATAACTTTTATAACATTCAAAGAGTTTCATACAAACAAAGAACAATTAAGTATATAAGTTTGAATTGTGATCAAGAGAAAGAGAAGGACAAACTATACATCTTGGAAGTCTTTTAAAGAACAATCTTACTCAAATTATTTCAAAAGTGTAAATTAACTTAGTCATCAAATTTGTGGTGGCAAGTTATTATTGTACAAAGAAAGTAGGGTGattagtgcattttgatgcactcTTTTTGTGCCACGACAATTCTAGAATTTcttatgttatttttatatttacaATTTTTAATGTGTTACTTAAATTTAGTctgttttacttttattttaattgttacacTTATTTTAAGAATAAACAGATATTTGACACTTTCTCATTTTGCATATCATATCTTGAGTTAATTATTCACATGTAACATTGTTTAACAATTAACAGGTAAATTTCCTGTTAaacaaaaaacaattaatatgTACATAAAATCTCAAAATGACATACTACACTGCAGTTCATATGCTAAGCAAGTCCTATTTTTGCTAGATTTTTAAAATGGAAATTAGTTTCAAAATGCTgtaaccaaacagaccctaatgCAACACAAATTGTCACCTAGTACAAATTATGCATGTCAGTTTCCTAATTATGAACAATTGTCACCTTCATTTTCAATGCCATTTTGCTCCCAAAAACGACAAAATCCCAGGAGATTCAACATATGATGTCAAAACTATTAGTTCGGCATCATTTCCGTTGAATATGCACATCACCCCATGAATGAACGCCATGGACTACGTTCTCCAGAGTCCTGTTGCAAAATGACCCTACCGCTAACCAGCTAACCAAGTTTTTTTTTCTTGACAAAAATAACTTCAAGCTTTGATTGACAATTCCTTGCTTCATATTCATAGAAAATCCCAACTTCAAATTGAACTGGTGTGATCTTTGTTCGGGCTTTCACTGTTTTCATGAGAAAAATGCCATAGCCAAACCTTCTTGGTGTTCCTTTACCTTGGCATTAAAAGTTCGATATAGTTGATTACTTAATTGTGATCCTTCTTACTTTTTTTCAGAAACATTGACATGTGATCGATATATTCACGGCCAGCTTGCTTGCCCATTAACCATTGCAGCGCTTCAGATGCAGCATCTTTCTCTGCACTCTTCTTATTGTTACAAGGTTGGCCCATTATCTCCACTCCGTTTAACTCAACTGAAGATCGAAACTGGTTGTTCTTCAACTGTTTCGTCTTGTAGATAGGTGCAGCATATCCTGCTCTTGTAAGCAAAGTTTGGAGCTGGCTTTTAGAATTATCACCCCCAGGTCCACTCTCTGTCCTTGAACCCAATGATGCCAACGATGCTGGGTGTGAGGGGATCATAGATTTCTTTGATGGTTTAAGGACCTGGCGACCAAATACAAATCTGCCTTCACATGAGTCATTGGAAATCAGAGATCGTACCGCGGATAGGAGGTTATGATATGAGTGTATGCTCATTGTCGGAGAAAGTAGCTGTAGGCACAACACAGCAAtgtaaattaaaattattgttcatTCGGTCACTGTAAATTTCTAAACAGAAAAGGCACTAactattcaaatttcaaatatcaagGAACAGCTAGTTTGAGCATGGCACCTACTTTGCTCTGAATGAAGTCATCAAGCTCTCTCCTTATACTCTGATGCATATCAGCAACAGTAGGTTCCATGAAAAACTCCAGATATCCTCctaacatttttatgtgattatcCTGAAAGAAAAATTGGATTCAGTAAACCATAATACAACTAAAACTTTGGATTCAATTTGAATATAATACTAACATTTTATAGAACACATATTACACATTAGAACCAATAAAAAATTACATGGCACTTACAGCGTCTCCTTTTGATAAGCTTCCACCAAACAAAAGCACCACTGAATCAGACACGGCTGTTGAGTCACGGAGAAAAACTGAGTTCACTTTAACCTTCTCATTAAAAACTAACCACGGATATGGAATTTTAGTTTCCCGAGCATTAACCGAGTTCTAGGCAAATCGAACATACATGCAtttaaaaggaaaacaaaaaaGAATCAAAAGACAACATTAAAACCCGAGTTTGAATATGGCAAGAGTTTCATAACCAGCGGCAATTATATTGATTAAAGAACTAACCGAATTTAAGAGCACTTGACCATCCTCCATTGTTTTCAAAGTGAATGACTTCTCATTATGCTGCAAATGAAATTACATCTTACTTATTTCAGTCCCAAAACATAAGAATAAgctaattataatattatatactAAGTTAACACATTGTGCAACTCCAAGCAGTAAAATATTTTTCTGAAAACAGTGACAAATAATAAAATTCCAGATTGATGCAGCATAATGAGTTTGATGAACATCTGTAGGTTTAATTCATGATGGTTTTCATATTTAATTTGAATCTAAAATGTTATCATGTATCACAACTTATATAAAAaacactaattatttttaatttaaattatatttaattcattctcttcatataatcaagtaaaaaaatttggaaatacaaaattttgaaaattttctacTTAGAATTTGGGTAGGGTCTAAGTTAACCCTACAGAAACGGCTTGTGAGGTGATGAACGCCTCCATTTATAAGTTTATGTTCAGGCTATAATATCATCTTAAAATTTGGGTCGAGTcaaactcaaccctacaaaaccggatTGTGAGGTGAAGAATACACTCAATTATAAACTTATGTTCAAACCGAATTTCATCCAATGTGGGCCTCTTAACATCTATAGCCAAACAAGTGATGCCAGAACTTCCAAGAGTACGCGAAAAAAGATGATAGATCTTGTTAAAATTCATTTACATGTTTTTATCAAATTGGGCTTGGGAGGCTGCGGTTTAACCTGCGGTGGATGTCTCCAATTCAAGTCCTCGTATCTCCAATTCgcaaacttaaaataaaaataaaaaagaaccgATGCAGCCACTCggacttggatcctctccttcaaaCTTTTCTCTCCAACTATCTCCTTCAAacttttctctctatatctctctAATGTTTTCCCCCTCTTCTTTTTATCAAATTTTCTTAATACCATCAATTCTATTACCCTTGTTTTTGTGAAGGAGAGAAAAGGAGAGAAGGAGAGGATCCATGGTCAGTCATTAGATGACTAGTTGCCCTTCAAATCAAAAGACTTGCAGAGTTTAGTTATGAGGAAAACAAAATCCGGCTTAAACTAATATTTAGATTATAAAAGGAGGCAGTGGGGAAAATATGTTGTGCCCATGTTAAAATGGATGCCATGTTGAAAAAAGAAGGTTTGAAGGGGCATTTGTTCCTCTTGGGTCTTATCTACATTCAGTACTGATTAAGGGAATGGAATGgcttttatattaatatatgtgtCATATAAAAAGGCATACCAGCACAGAACAAATTCCAGGATATAGACCATAGCAAATAACTGCTCGGATAAGATTCACATCATAGCTCCATGTGTTACAGGTTGTTGTGTTGCTATCAACTAATTCAATATCTGTAAGCAGGCCTTTGAACTCCCTCCGAAGAGCATCAATAGCTTTCATGGATTGGAATGAAAGAAAGTTTTTCCAACAATATTCATATCCACCCAAGTCTATCTCAGCAACTTTCCAACCCTCATAAGCGCGTACAAGTGCTAGGTGGTCACTGTATGCACCAGAGAATTGAGCTTTTGCCGCCTCTGCAAGCTGCAATGAAGGACTTTAAACTCAAATAATAAAATCAAGTTCACAACGAGGATAAGAGGGGACAGGGGAACAGAGGGAAGAAGTAAGGAACTGAGAAATACATTAAATTTCAAATAACATCTGTTTAgaaaaaaacaaattacttttCAGTCATTAGTCAATCATCGAAAACAGGAGCAGCTTACATCTTTTTTGTCCAGTGGTGTTAGAAAAGGATCCCTCACACTAAGACCAGCAACAACAGTTAATATGGGATCCAGGCAGTTCAGGATAGCACCTAATATAAGCATTTTGCCAAGTTTGGGTTCCATGGGAAGCTTCGTCAAATAGTGTCCTGTCAATTGGAAAACCAAGCCCAAGTTTGCATCATTTTGAGGGCAAATTAATAAGCCAAACTTTTCATTACTAAGTAAGGTATCAACCTACCTAGAATAGTCAGATTCTCATTCTCATCCAAAGccccaattatttttaaatattcaacTGCATTTTGTACCTatgaataaatattcaaataaaaatgagGTACAACAAAATATATGAATAAACAACTAATCGAATTAAAAATAAAGGTATGCATGATTTGATGGAGTTTTACAGAATAAACCAACTAAATAATTACCGCGAGTATCTCAGGAGATTGCAAAGCCCTAGACAAGAAATCGGATATACTTCCAAGTTTTAGACTTTTGATTTGTAAACAGAGAGACTGCAAAGGTGTTCTCAAAATTTCTGGCAATTGATACTCTGCAAAACCATCATATACACATCTAGGATAGAGATGGTAACACACTCCAGGTTGAACACGGCCAGCTCTTCCTCTTCTCTAGAAAAAAGGATTTGGAGGAAAAAGGATAATATTAGTAATGTTTAACATCCAACAGTTTCATGATTCATACTCACAAACGTCCCCTAAACCCGAAGCCTAGAGAACAAAATGTTAATTTCTATTTGAATACCTTC encodes:
- the LOC131643187 gene encoding DExH-box ATP-dependent RNA helicase DExH5, mitochondrial isoform X4 — its product is MPITVFRRVGAHFEEYLSRKPRKNKSFSDLSSSDGSLGTDEGLFEQPEPLASNKAVVEKILWQRSLQMRDVQQAWQGSSEGKRMLEFRRNLPAYKEKEAILSVISENQVVIISGETGCGKTTQIPQFILESEIESVHGAACNIICTQPRRISAMSVSERVAFERGEKLGESVGYKVRLEGMKGRDTHLLFCTTGILLRRLLADRNLKGVTHVIVDEIHERGMNEDFLLIVLKELLPRRPELKLILMSATLDAELFSSYFNGAPIVNISGFTHPVRTLFLESILETTGYRLTPSNQIDDYGQERLWKVNKQAPRKRKSQIASAVEDAIRSADFKDYSLQTQESLSCWNPDCIGFSLIEYILCNICEDERPGAVLVFMTGWDDICSLKEKLQAHTVLGDPNRVLLLTCHGSMASAEQKIIFEEPEDGVRKIVLATNIAETSITIDDVVFVLDCGKAKETSYDALNNAPCLLPTWISKASAHQRRGRAGRVQPGVCYHLYPRCVYDGFAEYQLPEILRTPLQSLCLQIKSLKLGSISDFLSRALQSPEILAVQNAVEYLKIIGALDENENLTILGHYLTKLPMEPKLGKMLILGAILNCLDPILTVVAGLSVRDPFLTPLDKKDLAEAAKAQFSGAYSDHLALVRAYEGWKVAEIDLGGYEYCWKNFLSFQSMKAIDALRREFKGLLTDIELVDSNTTTCNTWSYDVNLIRAVICYGLYPGICSVLHNEKSFTLKTMEDGQVLLNSNSVNARETKIPYPWLVFNEKVKVNSVFLRDSTAVSDSVVLLFGGSLSKGDADNHIKMLGGYLEFFMEPTVADMHQSIRRELDDFIQSKLLSPTMSIHSYHNLLSAVRSLISNDSCEGRFVFGRQVLKPSKKSMIPSHPASLASLGSRTESGPGGDNSKSQLQTLLTRAGYAAPIYKTKQLKNNQFRSSVELNGVEIMGQPCNNKKSAEKDAASEALQWLMGKQAGREYIDHMSMFLKKSKKDHN